A genomic segment from Neobacillus sp. YX16 encodes:
- a CDS encoding tyrosine-type recombinase/integrase, which translates to MLLSKAWELYESDKRIEGFSPQTLKAYRLQSKLLIQHFNDVNIESVTTDQLKEYLAKSSEHLKPSSLAHRIRFIKSIFRWSHEEGHLPKNTAVKIKEPKQGKRIPKFLTEKEIEHLREACFTTMEKALFEFMFSTGCRIGEIVFLDINCINWSNRSAIVLGKGDKEREVYFNIRCEIWLKRYLDLRQDKDPAIFVTERHPHRMSIGQMRYIIKRISSRAGINKEIHPHQLRHSYATHLLNNGAPIDVIQSLLGHEKSETTRIYAQLSGSLRRELYRKYF; encoded by the coding sequence TTGTTATTATCAAAAGCCTGGGAACTTTATGAATCGGATAAAAGGATTGAAGGATTCTCTCCTCAGACATTAAAAGCATATAGGCTCCAATCTAAGCTACTTATCCAACACTTTAATGATGTGAATATTGAATCTGTGACTACTGATCAGTTGAAGGAATACTTAGCAAAATCCAGTGAACACCTAAAGCCATCAAGTTTAGCTCATCGAATTCGATTCATTAAATCGATATTTCGTTGGTCACACGAGGAAGGGCATCTACCGAAAAATACAGCTGTGAAAATCAAAGAACCTAAACAAGGCAAACGGATTCCAAAATTCCTAACGGAAAAAGAAATTGAACATTTGAGGGAAGCCTGTTTTACTACAATGGAAAAAGCATTATTTGAATTTATGTTTTCAACAGGCTGTAGAATAGGTGAAATTGTGTTTCTTGATATAAATTGTATTAATTGGTCAAATCGTTCTGCCATTGTCCTTGGAAAGGGAGATAAAGAAAGGGAGGTCTATTTTAATATACGGTGTGAAATCTGGCTCAAACGATACTTAGACCTTCGTCAGGATAAAGACCCAGCTATTTTTGTTACTGAACGGCACCCGCATAGAATGAGTATTGGACAGATGAGGTACATCATAAAGCGAATATCAAGTCGGGCAGGGATCAACAAAGAAATCCATCCACATCAACTACGCCACAGCTATGCTACACACCTTTTGAATAACGGTGCTCCCATTGATGTTATTCAAAGTTTACTAGGGCACGAAAAAAGTGAGACCACTAGGATTTATGCTCAGTTAAGTGGAAGCCTTAGAAGAGAATTGTATAGAAAATATTTTTAG
- a CDS encoding LLM class flavin-dependent oxidoreductase produces the protein MSELNIPLLSVLDLVPIRQGQEPKEAIESMVLLAQATEKLGYQRYWIAEHHNMPSVISSATAILIKHALENTKKIRVGAGGIMLPNHSPLVVAEQFGTLSIMYPDRVDLGLGRAPGTDSLTSQALRRSRNESIYSFPNDVRDLTTYFGPEDQQGRVKAFPGVGTNVPVYVLGSSTSSAILAADLGLPYSFAGHFAPAQMQEAVELYRARFKPSQFLLKPYVILGMNVLAADTNEEAEIEFSTMIQLFLNTMTGKNTPVPPPVQNLDNLISTEEQQIIKSQMGIIIKGDKESIKSQLIEFQSMYHADELMVNSHIFDQKKQIRSYDILKEAIASI, from the coding sequence ATGTCCGAATTAAATATCCCTCTATTATCTGTGTTAGATTTAGTACCAATACGCCAAGGCCAAGAACCAAAAGAAGCAATCGAATCAATGGTTCTACTAGCACAGGCTACGGAGAAACTTGGCTATCAACGTTATTGGATTGCAGAACACCATAATATGCCGTCTGTTATTAGTTCTGCTACAGCTATTTTAATTAAACATGCTTTAGAAAACACAAAAAAGATTCGTGTTGGAGCAGGTGGTATTATGCTACCAAATCACTCACCTTTAGTTGTTGCTGAGCAATTTGGTACACTATCCATCATGTATCCAGACCGAGTTGATTTAGGCTTAGGACGTGCACCTGGTACGGATAGCTTAACTTCGCAAGCTTTACGACGTTCAAGAAATGAATCGATTTATTCGTTTCCAAATGATGTAAGAGATCTAACAACGTATTTTGGTCCTGAAGATCAACAAGGTCGTGTAAAAGCATTTCCAGGTGTTGGCACGAATGTACCTGTATATGTCTTAGGTTCATCTACAAGTTCAGCCATATTAGCAGCTGATTTAGGACTGCCCTACTCATTTGCGGGTCACTTTGCACCAGCTCAAATGCAAGAAGCCGTGGAATTGTATCGCGCTCGATTCAAACCGTCTCAATTTTTATTAAAGCCGTATGTTATTTTAGGTATGAATGTGTTGGCAGCTGATACAAATGAAGAAGCTGAAATTGAATTTTCGACAATGATTCAATTATTTTTAAATACAATGACAGGAAAAAACACACCAGTACCACCTCCAGTACAAAATTTGGATAATTTAATAAGCACTGAGGAACAACAAATTATTAAGTCACAAATGGGCATTATCATTAAAGGTGATAAAGAATCTATTAAATCTCAGTTAATCGAATTTCAATCCATGTATCACGCAGATGAATTAATGGTTAACTCCCATATATTTGATCAAAAGAAACAAATTCGTTCTTATGATATTTTAAAAGAAGCTATAGCATCTATCTAA
- a CDS encoding FtsW/RodA/SpoVE family cell cycle protein, with the protein MSSPKFEEFLSKVTSKVKSKEAHNMIKKELIHHLQELSQSYKKRGFSKEDAEEKAIQEMGNPFTIGERLNPLHKPKMDWVLIVLFVLFAGISFLPLVDGIPEFSLSGTYFMGRQAIWYTLAILVIIGFLFFDYQKLKNGWIYFYAIGLLIHIYLHLFGIMTNGAKKWVSLPGLTVDGTMMSLFFFFLAWAGIFNKINEFRSWKKQGLLFVLFWIPISLYMMVPDFMVSIIYFFCILGMFAFARIHKKLAVNLTLTNLLAGIIFIIMFYMTSRQSYLLTRLSAFINPTADSNGAGYMYKAVRNVLSEAGWFGNGLSNELNFQLLPEAHTDFAFPFLVYSLGWAFGFVLCLILLIFISRISKNAFKTKDLYGRLIVIGGATLFAVPTTWNILMSFGVVPIMGVSLPFISYGGSAILFYAAVLGLILNVYRRKDLVEPTIADEIKS; encoded by the coding sequence AACGTCCAAAGTGAAATCTAAGGAAGCCCACAACATGATAAAAAAAGAGCTTATTCATCATCTGCAAGAGTTAAGTCAATCTTACAAAAAGAGAGGGTTTTCTAAAGAGGATGCAGAGGAAAAGGCGATTCAAGAAATGGGAAATCCATTTACCATTGGGGAGAGATTAAATCCCCTACATAAGCCGAAAATGGATTGGGTTCTAATTGTTTTATTTGTTCTTTTTGCTGGTATTAGTTTTCTCCCGTTAGTTGATGGGATTCCTGAATTTTCCCTATCAGGTACCTATTTTATGGGGAGACAGGCGATTTGGTACACCCTGGCTATTCTTGTAATCATTGGATTCCTTTTCTTTGATTACCAAAAATTAAAGAACGGATGGATTTACTTTTATGCGATAGGCCTATTGATCCATATATATCTTCATCTTTTTGGAATTATGACCAACGGAGCAAAGAAGTGGGTTTCCCTCCCAGGCCTGACGGTCGATGGAACCATGATGAGCTTATTTTTCTTTTTTCTTGCTTGGGCTGGTATTTTTAACAAAATAAATGAGTTTCGTAGTTGGAAAAAACAAGGTTTACTTTTTGTTTTATTTTGGATTCCCATCTCGCTCTACATGATGGTGCCAGACTTTATGGTTAGTATTATTTACTTCTTCTGCATACTTGGGATGTTTGCTTTCGCTCGAATCCATAAGAAATTAGCTGTAAATCTGACCCTAACAAATCTATTGGCTGGTATTATTTTCATTATTATGTTCTACATGACCTCACGTCAAAGTTATTTGTTAACTAGATTATCTGCTTTTATAAACCCTACTGCCGATTCAAATGGAGCAGGATATATGTATAAGGCGGTTAGGAATGTCCTTTCAGAAGCGGGATGGTTCGGTAACGGACTTTCCAACGAGTTGAATTTTCAATTGTTACCAGAAGCACATACAGATTTTGCTTTTCCCTTCCTCGTCTATTCTCTTGGTTGGGCTTTCGGATTCGTTCTATGTTTGATCCTACTGATATTTATTTCAAGGATCTCAAAAAATGCGTTTAAAACAAAGGACCTCTATGGGAGATTGATCGTAATAGGTGGTGCTACATTGTTTGCGGTTCCTACTACCTGGAACATCTTGATGAGCTTTGGAGTCGTGCCTATAATGGGGGTTTCTCTGCCTTTTATTAGTTATGGAGGCAGTGCGATACTCTTTTACGCTGCTGTTTTAGGACTCATTTTAAATGTTTATCGAAGAAAAGATCTTGTAGAACCCACGATTGCAGATGAAATTAAAAGTTAA